The Sulfuriferula thiophila genome window below encodes:
- a CDS encoding lysophospholipid acyltransferase family protein: protein MRSLIAVYDYLVLYLGLIWLGLLCIGWTLIAVPLYPLLSVRRGRILGRKVVMSAFRMYLASLSISRRCHFDLTALDALRGEPPLILAPNHPCLLDAVMVISRLPNVACVMKASLMNNIFLGAGARLARFIPSEPLRNMVHLAVDDFQNGSHLLLFPEGTRTTQNPVNQLKGSIALIAHQAQVPVQTILIETDTEYLRKGWPLFRKPVMPITYRVRLGRRFDAPQHTQQFMAELQDYFANELVQGSAFYPTGTLTPVNDSRTG from the coding sequence ATGCGCAGTCTGATTGCTGTTTACGATTATCTTGTGCTTTATCTTGGCTTGATCTGGCTCGGGCTGCTGTGCATTGGCTGGACGTTGATTGCGGTGCCGCTGTATCCATTGTTGTCTGTGCGCAGAGGACGCATACTTGGCCGTAAGGTGGTTATGTCTGCGTTTCGCATGTATCTTGCCAGTCTCAGTATTTCACGCCGCTGTCATTTTGACCTCACTGCGCTCGATGCATTGCGCGGTGAACCGCCGTTAATACTTGCACCTAATCATCCCTGCCTGCTTGATGCTGTCATGGTGATTTCGCGCCTGCCCAATGTCGCCTGTGTGATGAAGGCCAGCCTGATGAATAATATTTTTCTAGGAGCGGGGGCACGTTTGGCGCGTTTCATTCCGAGTGAGCCACTGCGTAACATGGTCCATCTGGCGGTGGATGACTTTCAGAATGGCAGTCATTTGTTGCTGTTTCCGGAAGGTACACGTACCACGCAGAACCCGGTAAATCAGTTGAAAGGCAGCATTGCGCTCATTGCGCATCAGGCACAGGTGCCTGTGCAGACTATCCTGATTGAAACCGATACCGAATACCTGCGTAAGGGTTGGCCACTGTTCCGCAAGCCGGTTATGCCCATTACGTATCGGGTACGTCTGGGGCGGCGTTTTGATGCGCCGCAGCATACCCAGCAGTTCATGGCTGAGTTGCAGGACTATTTTGCCAACGAGTTGGTGCAGGGATCGGCGTTTTATCCTACCGGCACGCTGACACCAGTTAACGATAGCCGAACTGGGTAG
- a CDS encoding cation:proton antiporter, with the protein MTTTANIAAHKTEALLFFTLLQLTVIVLAARIGGEIALRIGQSAVVGEIIIGILLGPSLFGLLAPDVFQYVFHSGAPEPMQMLSQIGLVLLMFQIGLEFDFAHLGNPGNRKAVVWIATASLIAPFALGFAAGQVSAPILSPGAHALGSALFVATAFSITALPILGRIMMEFNMTRTPIGVIAISAAAINDVIGWLLLALITTLTLSNFDAGSFALKVVLVLGFFVLSWFVVRPIMKRILHRCDAHSGALSHNLLGIVLAAIFLSAMTTYQLGIFAIFGGFMMGVLLHDEHAFVRTWKARISPFVMVFFLPIFFTYTGLRTNIGSLDTLAAWGWCVLIVFLASLGKYGGAYLAARAAGMNHHEGKVMGIMMNTRALMELIVINVGFDLGVISQQMFTILVIMAIFSTVVTSPLLRIWLPRIGIPVPTRSEKMERSAHEQHG; encoded by the coding sequence ATGACAACTACAGCCAATATTGCCGCCCATAAAACCGAAGCGCTGCTATTTTTTACCCTGCTGCAACTCACCGTCATTGTGCTTGCAGCCCGTATTGGCGGCGAAATTGCGCTACGCATCGGCCAATCCGCCGTTGTCGGTGAAATTATCATCGGCATCCTGCTCGGCCCATCGTTGTTCGGCCTGCTGGCTCCCGATGTCTTCCAGTATGTATTCCACTCCGGCGCCCCCGAACCGATGCAGATGCTGTCACAAATCGGTCTGGTGCTGTTGATGTTTCAGATTGGTCTGGAATTCGACTTTGCCCATCTTGGCAATCCCGGCAATCGTAAGGCAGTGGTGTGGATCGCTACTGCCAGCCTGATTGCACCGTTTGCACTGGGTTTTGCCGCTGGCCAGGTCAGCGCGCCCATCCTCTCTCCCGGCGCACATGCTTTGGGTTCGGCGCTATTTGTTGCAACCGCCTTTTCCATCACCGCGTTACCCATCCTCGGACGCATCATGATGGAATTCAACATGACCCGCACGCCGATCGGGGTGATTGCTATCAGCGCCGCAGCAATCAACGATGTCATCGGCTGGTTGCTGCTGGCGCTGATTACCACCCTTACCCTGTCCAATTTTGATGCGGGCAGTTTTGCGCTCAAGGTGGTGCTGGTACTGGGATTTTTCGTATTAAGCTGGTTCGTTGTCCGGCCAATTATGAAACGCATCCTGCATCGCTGCGATGCACACTCGGGTGCGTTGTCACATAACCTGCTGGGCATCGTACTGGCAGCAATATTCCTGTCGGCGATGACCACTTACCAGCTCGGTATTTTTGCCATATTTGGCGGTTTCATGATGGGTGTGCTGCTGCATGATGAACATGCCTTTGTGCGCACCTGGAAAGCACGCATCAGTCCGTTTGTCATGGTGTTTTTTCTGCCCATTTTCTTTACCTATACCGGCCTGCGTACCAATATCGGCAGCCTCGATACACTGGCCGCCTGGGGCTGGTGCGTACTCATCGTATTCCTCGCCTCACTGGGGAAATACGGTGGTGCATATCTGGCTGCACGTGCGGCAGGGATGAATCACCACGAGGGTAAAGTCATGGGCATCATGATGAATACCCGCGCGCTGATGGAATTGATCGTGATTAATGTGGGCTTTGATCTCGGCGTGATTTCGCAGCAGATGTTTACCATACTGGTCATCATGGCGATTTTCAGTACCGTAGTTACTTCGCCTTTACTGCGTATCTGGTTGCCACGCATAGGCATACCCGTCCCTACCCGCTCAGAAAAAATGGAACGCTCTGCGCACGAGCAACACGGGTAA
- a CDS encoding phosphatase PAP2 family protein, producing the protein MSKSTESCVWYRQMATALSSHILLKAIGTPLFIAIFFGAYLFLLKHPAYAMTVMPFTALDRMVSFQPSAMPLYVSLWVYVSLPPSLLTVRREMFLYGTAMAATCVIGLLVFYFWPTAVPVAQIDWALYPSVDYLKSIDATGNAFPSLHVATASFSAIWLNFILRRFSAPRWLLAINWAWCAGILYSTLATRQHVIVDVIAGLILGVLVAYISLRRRAVQTTSSTMND; encoded by the coding sequence ATGAGTAAATCCACTGAATCATGCGTATGGTATCGCCAGATGGCAACTGCACTGTCCAGTCATATTTTACTTAAAGCGATAGGCACGCCATTGTTTATCGCCATATTCTTCGGGGCATATTTGTTCCTGCTCAAGCATCCGGCATACGCAATGACCGTTATGCCCTTCACCGCACTTGACCGCATGGTCAGCTTCCAGCCATCGGCTATGCCGCTGTATGTCTCGCTGTGGGTCTATGTTTCACTGCCTCCGTCGTTATTGACCGTGCGCCGTGAAATGTTTCTGTATGGCACTGCCATGGCAGCCACCTGTGTGATCGGCTTGCTGGTCTTCTATTTCTGGCCGACTGCCGTACCCGTTGCGCAAATTGACTGGGCGCTATACCCCAGTGTGGATTACCTTAAAAGCATCGATGCTACAGGCAACGCCTTTCCATCCCTGCATGTTGCCACAGCCAGCTTCTCAGCTATCTGGCTTAATTTCATCTTACGTCGCTTTAGCGCACCGCGCTGGCTACTCGCTATTAATTGGGCATGGTGTGCGGGTATTTTATATTCGACCTTGGCAACACGTCAGCATGTAATCGTCGATGTAATAGCCGGACTGATATTAGGGGTATTGGTTGCCTACATTTCATTAAGGCGTCGTGCAGTACAAACGACTAGTTCCACGATGAATGACTAG
- a CDS encoding polysaccharide deacetylase family protein has product MIKSRWQPSLLVRATLLLHGAALIALLVTPAHWRWVLAAVLANHVVLTLTGLWPRSHGLGPNWTKLPAAAAARNEIALTIDDGPDPEVTPRVLELLERYGVHATFFCIGEIAQRYPELCRDIVRRGHAVENHSQHHRYYFSLQGIAGLTREIQTAQTTLTDITGQAPQFFRAPAGLRNPFLDPVLTRLGLHLASWSVRAFDTRVGDPATVTRKLVKGLHAGAIILLHDAHAARTPDGEPVILAVLPAILDAAVAANLRFVTLRHTLS; this is encoded by the coding sequence ATGATTAAGTCGCGCTGGCAGCCTAGCCTGTTGGTACGCGCCACTCTGCTGCTGCATGGTGCAGCGTTGATCGCCCTGCTTGTTACCCCTGCGCACTGGCGCTGGGTGCTGGCGGCCGTGCTTGCCAATCATGTCGTGCTGACACTTACTGGATTGTGGCCACGCAGCCATGGTCTTGGCCCCAACTGGACTAAGTTACCTGCTGCTGCCGCAGCGCGCAATGAAATCGCCCTGACCATTGATGATGGTCCTGACCCTGAAGTCACGCCACGTGTGCTTGAGCTGCTGGAACGCTATGGCGTGCACGCCACTTTTTTCTGCATCGGTGAAATTGCACAGCGCTACCCCGAATTGTGCCGTGACATCGTGCGCCGCGGCCATGCCGTCGAGAACCATAGCCAACATCACCGGTATTATTTCTCCTTGCAAGGCATAGCCGGACTGACCCGTGAAATCCAGACGGCACAAACCACGCTGACCGACATCACAGGGCAGGCCCCGCAGTTTTTTCGAGCGCCAGCAGGCTTGCGCAACCCGTTTCTCGATCCGGTGCTGACACGGCTGGGCTTGCATCTGGCGAGCTGGTCAGTACGTGCATTTGACACCCGTGTCGGTGATCCGGCCACGGTCACACGCAAACTGGTGAAAGGCCTGCATGCCGGCGCAATTATATTGCTGCACGATGCACATGCGGCCCGTACGCCAGATGGCGAGCCAGTGATTCTGGCGGTATTACCGGCCATACTCGATGCAGCTGTGGCAGCCAATTTACGTTTTGTTACTTTACGCCACACACTGTCATGA
- a CDS encoding MMPL family transporter, with the protein MKAKSARIAIAIWIVFILACSAIISRSQFTADLSAFLPRSPTPEQQLLLEQIRDGLASRLILVGIEGENAQTRANLSKQLARHLRLDPAFISVNNGEPVSAEQDRAYLFNHRYLLSPAVTPQHFSADGLHAALSDSIDLLASPAGLLVKSMLPRDPSGEMVQLLNQLNGGTQPALTDGAWASRDGTRALLLIQTRASGANTDAQQHAMLAIQQTFNAAAKDHPAARLEMTGPGVFSVKSRDTIKEQVSRLSIISVLLIASLLLLVYRSPIALVLGFLPVISGALAGVAAVSLGFGAVHGITLGFGTALIGEAVDYSIYLFVQSEQNNADRQHWIKRFWPTIRLGVLTSIAGFASLLLSGFPGLAQLGLYSIAGLLTAAAVTRYVLPHLLPANFHIHDVTAIGQRLSALAQRAGALRWPAIVVLLLALTILYQHRDNVWNDKISALSPVSQADIALDARLRADSGAPDVRYLVVVSGATQEAVLRGSEQVASVLQTQVDQGALAGYETASRYLPSLASQRARQASLPATDVLQSNLTQAVQGLPVKSSLFAPFLADVAAARVQPLLQPADLDKTSMAMAVNALLIQQDQHWSALLPLTALPGVEIDAARIRGALHGLNLPNVLFVDMKIESDSLYSGYLHEAILLSLGGLAAIIALLLVVYRSPMHVMRIIVPLAAAVISVTAGLLLFGQQLIILHLIGLLLVVAVGSNYALFFNRSDNETHIAPRTLASMLFANLTTVAGFGLLAFSNVSILQAMGVTVAPGVILALIYSAIFARNSHD; encoded by the coding sequence GTGAAAGCCAAATCAGCCCGCATCGCTATCGCCATCTGGATAGTATTTATTCTGGCCTGCAGTGCCATCATCAGCCGCAGTCAGTTTACAGCGGATTTATCTGCTTTTTTGCCACGTAGCCCCACGCCAGAACAACAACTGCTACTCGAACAGATCCGCGATGGCCTGGCTTCACGCCTGATCCTGGTCGGTATAGAAGGTGAAAATGCACAGACCCGCGCGAACCTGTCCAAACAGCTCGCCCGGCACCTGCGCCTCGACCCTGCTTTCATCAGTGTGAATAATGGTGAACCCGTCAGTGCCGAGCAGGATCGCGCCTATCTGTTCAATCACCGCTACTTGCTGAGTCCTGCCGTAACCCCGCAACACTTCAGTGCTGACGGCCTGCATGCCGCATTAAGCGACAGTATCGACCTGCTCGCGTCACCAGCGGGATTGCTGGTCAAATCCATGCTGCCACGCGACCCGAGCGGCGAAATGGTGCAACTGTTGAATCAGCTCAATGGCGGCACACAGCCCGCTCTAACTGACGGCGCATGGGCATCACGCGATGGCACAAGAGCCCTGTTGCTGATCCAGACCCGCGCCTCAGGTGCGAATACCGATGCCCAGCAGCATGCGATGCTGGCCATACAGCAAACCTTCAATGCCGCCGCCAAAGACCATCCGGCCGCCAGACTGGAAATGACTGGGCCTGGCGTGTTTTCGGTAAAGTCACGCGACACGATTAAAGAACAAGTTTCACGACTATCCATTATCAGCGTGCTATTGATTGCCAGCCTGCTGTTGCTGGTTTACCGTTCACCCATCGCGCTAGTCTTGGGATTTTTGCCTGTCATCAGCGGTGCGCTGGCCGGGGTTGCCGCGGTCAGTCTGGGATTCGGCGCGGTACATGGCATCACTCTGGGGTTTGGAACCGCGCTGATCGGTGAGGCGGTCGATTACTCTATTTACCTGTTCGTGCAATCGGAACAGAACAATGCTGACCGGCAGCACTGGATCAAACGTTTCTGGCCTACTATCCGCCTCGGGGTATTGACCTCCATTGCCGGCTTTGCCTCCCTGCTACTGTCGGGTTTTCCGGGGCTGGCGCAGCTCGGCCTGTATTCCATCGCGGGTCTGCTTACCGCTGCGGCTGTCACGCGCTATGTGCTGCCCCACCTGCTGCCTGCCAATTTCCATATTCATGACGTCACGGCCATCGGTCAGCGCCTGTCGGCACTGGCGCAACGAGCAGGCGCGCTGCGCTGGCCCGCTATTGTGGTATTGCTACTAGCACTGACCATCCTGTATCAGCATCGTGATAATGTGTGGAACGATAAAATTTCTGCGCTCAGCCCGGTCTCGCAAGCGGATATTGCGCTGGATGCTCGCCTGCGCGCTGATAGCGGCGCACCCGATGTGCGCTATCTGGTCGTCGTTTCGGGTGCCACTCAGGAAGCGGTGCTGCGTGGCAGTGAGCAGGTTGCCAGCGTATTGCAGACTCAGGTTGACCAAGGCGCGCTGGCAGGATATGAAACTGCCAGCCGCTATCTGCCCAGCCTCGCCAGCCAGCGTGCGCGTCAGGCCAGCCTGCCTGCAACCGACGTATTGCAGTCCAATCTGACGCAAGCCGTGCAGGGATTACCAGTAAAATCCAGCCTGTTTGCACCATTTCTGGCCGATGTCGCGGCTGCTCGCGTACAACCCTTGTTACAGCCAGCTGATTTGGACAAGACTTCCATGGCCATGGCGGTGAATGCACTGCTGATACAGCAAGACCAGCACTGGAGTGCATTGCTACCGCTGACCGCACTACCCGGTGTGGAGATCGATGCCGCGCGCATCCGTGGTGCACTGCACGGCCTTAATCTGCCCAATGTGCTGTTTGTGGATATGAAGATCGAATCGGACAGCCTCTACTCCGGCTATCTGCATGAAGCCATTCTGCTATCACTGGGTGGCCTGGCTGCGATCATCGCATTGCTGCTGGTGGTGTACCGCTCTCCAATGCATGTGATGCGTATCATCGTACCGCTGGCAGCTGCTGTCATTTCCGTCACGGCAGGACTGCTATTGTTTGGTCAGCAACTGATCATCCTGCATCTGATCGGTTTATTACTCGTCGTTGCAGTCGGGTCCAATTATGCCCTGTTCTTCAACCGTAGCGATAACGAAACACACATTGCGCCACGCACGCTGGCATCGATGCTGTTTGCGAACCTCACCACCGTAGCTGGCTTTGGCCTGCTGGCATTTTCCAACGTGTCGATATTGCAGGCAATGGGCGTCACCGTAGCACCAGGTGTGATTCTGGCCCTGATTTATTCGGCGATTTTTGCACGTAATTCACATGATTAA
- a CDS encoding LolA-related protein, producing the protein MMTPTRRLSRTILVTFALLLGNGLATVSHAATWDIDQLMHSLAQTRSGHASFVETKSIAMLEQPIESSGELFYTAPDRMEKRTFKPKPETMVVDGDNLLIERKQQKYRLQLPDYPELAAFINSVRGTLAGDRKALERTYQLSLEGTAQNWTLQLIPVSARMKQVVTRIRIAGVNDEVRSIDIMQADGDSSQMRIEKLATP; encoded by the coding sequence ATGATGACACCTACCCGTCGCCTGTCTCGCACTATTTTAGTTACATTCGCCCTGTTACTTGGCAACGGCCTGGCTACAGTCAGCCATGCGGCGACCTGGGATATTGACCAACTCATGCACAGTCTGGCTCAGACCCGCTCCGGGCATGCCAGCTTCGTGGAAACAAAATCCATCGCCATGCTTGAGCAGCCGATCGAATCATCGGGCGAGCTGTTTTACACGGCACCTGACCGTATGGAAAAACGCACCTTCAAACCCAAGCCTGAAACGATGGTGGTCGATGGTGATAACCTGCTGATTGAACGCAAGCAACAGAAGTACCGACTGCAACTGCCCGACTACCCGGAACTGGCTGCTTTCATCAACAGTGTGCGCGGCACGCTGGCAGGTGATCGTAAAGCCTTGGAGCGCACCTATCAGCTCAGCCTGGAAGGCACAGCACAAAACTGGACACTGCAGCTAATCCCTGTCAGCGCCCGCATGAAACAAGTAGTAACCCGCATCCGTATCGCCGGAGTAAATGACGAGGTGCGCAGTATCGACATCATGCAGGCCGACGGCGACAGTTCGCAGATGCGCATCGAAAAGCTGGCAACACCGTGA
- a CDS encoding LpxL/LpxP family acyltransferase, whose protein sequence is MNQSDQHWTQAPERSNMLMLRIMTLVSLHLGRPAGRLLLRLIAAYFLLFSPTSQRASRAYLRRALGRPVKWSDVYRHFFYFASTIHDRIYLLNQRFDLFDIEIQGQELLHDAIDAGAGVFLMGAHFGSFEAIRAIGRQVPGLRVSMVMHEHNALKINAMLAAINPDAVTDIIGLGHIDSMLKVRECLDDGAVVGMLGDRTLGEDIMLPVNLLGSVAYLPVGPFRMAALLRRRVIFMTGVYLGGNRYRISFESLADFTHIPTGQRGAVVDAAVRRYAELIEQHCRQTPYNWFNFFDFWQKPATTTHTKP, encoded by the coding sequence ATGAATCAGTCAGACCAACATTGGACACAGGCTCCGGAGCGTAGCAACATGCTCATGCTACGCATCATGACATTGGTCTCGCTTCATCTCGGGCGCCCGGCTGGCAGACTGCTGTTGCGGTTAATAGCTGCTTATTTTCTGCTGTTTTCCCCGACCAGCCAACGTGCATCACGCGCCTATTTACGCCGTGCCCTAGGGCGACCGGTCAAATGGTCAGACGTGTATCGCCATTTTTTTTATTTTGCCTCCACCATTCATGACCGCATCTATCTGCTGAACCAGCGTTTTGACTTATTCGATATTGAGATCCAAGGTCAGGAATTGCTGCATGATGCGATCGATGCTGGCGCCGGGGTGTTCCTGATGGGCGCGCATTTTGGCAGCTTTGAAGCAATCCGCGCGATTGGCCGGCAAGTGCCCGGCCTGCGTGTCAGCATGGTCATGCATGAACACAATGCATTAAAAATCAATGCGATGCTGGCTGCTATCAATCCCGATGCGGTAACAGATATCATCGGCCTCGGCCATATCGACTCCATGCTCAAAGTGCGTGAATGTCTGGATGACGGCGCGGTAGTTGGCATGCTGGGAGATCGCACGCTGGGTGAAGACATTATGCTGCCGGTCAACTTGCTTGGCAGCGTTGCCTACCTGCCCGTTGGCCCGTTTCGCATGGCTGCATTATTGCGGCGGCGGGTGATATTCATGACTGGCGTATATCTGGGTGGCAACCGCTACCGCATCAGTTTTGAATCGCTGGCAGACTTCACACATATCCCGACCGGCCAGCGCGGCGCTGTAGTCGATGCTGCAGTCAGACGCTATGCCGAACTTATCGAACAGCATTGCCGTCAAACACCATACAATTGGTTTAACTTTTTCGATTTCTGGCAGAAACCAGCCACCACCACACACACAAAACCATGA
- a CDS encoding AMP-binding protein, with amino-acid sequence MPCVHSCSIPNRPNVINPHIHAMPAIPLLSHTEPDQIIAWRQGTAITARQFLADVTQLAERLPASQYVLNMCSDRYHFTVGMAASMLSNKVSLLPPSHTVEMVNQLKCYASDVFCLSEHEQTSIALPHIAYPKTPALAAGVFTVPQIASEQCIAVVFTSGSTGIPQPHPKTWGFVVNSVHAEAERLGLMGGEQTTLIGTVPPQHMYGLESTVLMALLSGNALSDQQPFYPADICQAIAAVPAPRVLISSPVHLRTLLDSELQPAALALVVSATAPLSTELASALEARCQAPLMEIYGSTETGLIATRRPTQGAEWQLLPGIRLITQGEQMYAASAHITPPIAMHDVIVPTSAECFLLHGRTADLVNIAGKRNSLANLNHQLTSIPGVVDGAFYMPEETSKDHVTRLAAFVVAPELEASQLIAALRLRIDAVFLPRPLIFMDKLPRNPTGKLPRAALQNLYLSRSAA; translated from the coding sequence ATGCCGTGCGTACATTCATGCAGCATTCCAAATCGGCCCAACGTCATTAATCCGCACATCCACGCCATGCCAGCCATACCGCTGTTATCCCACACCGAGCCGGACCAGATTATCGCCTGGCGCCAGGGTACGGCTATCACTGCACGTCAATTTCTGGCCGATGTCACCCAGCTTGCAGAACGCCTCCCTGCAAGTCAATACGTGCTGAACATGTGCAGTGACCGTTATCACTTCACCGTCGGTATGGCTGCATCCATGCTCAGCAACAAAGTAAGTCTGCTGCCGCCTTCACACACCGTGGAAATGGTAAACCAGCTCAAATGCTATGCGTCTGACGTATTCTGCCTGAGTGAACATGAGCAGACTTCGATAGCACTGCCGCATATCGCCTATCCGAAGACGCCGGCACTAGCAGCAGGTGTATTCACGGTTCCACAGATCGCCAGCGAGCAATGTATAGCCGTGGTGTTTACCTCTGGCTCGACCGGCATCCCGCAGCCGCATCCCAAGACCTGGGGGTTCGTGGTCAACAGCGTGCATGCAGAAGCCGAGCGTCTGGGATTAATGGGCGGTGAACAGACCACCCTCATCGGCACTGTACCGCCGCAACACATGTACGGACTGGAATCCACGGTACTCATGGCTTTACTCAGCGGCAATGCGCTCAGTGATCAGCAACCGTTTTATCCGGCCGACATCTGCCAGGCCATTGCCGCCGTACCCGCTCCGCGCGTTCTCATCTCTTCGCCGGTGCATCTGCGTACCCTGCTGGATTCGGAATTACAGCCTGCAGCACTGGCCCTGGTGGTATCGGCGACAGCCCCGCTATCAACTGAACTGGCATCAGCACTGGAAGCACGCTGCCAGGCGCCGTTAATGGAAATTTACGGCAGTACCGAAACCGGGCTGATAGCCACCCGTCGCCCCACTCAGGGCGCCGAGTGGCAACTACTACCTGGTATCCGCCTGATCACACAGGGTGAACAGATGTATGCTGCCAGCGCACACATCACCCCGCCCATTGCCATGCACGATGTCATTGTACCGACCAGTGCGGAATGCTTCCTGCTACACGGACGCACAGCGGATCTGGTCAATATTGCTGGCAAACGCAACTCGCTGGCCAACCTCAATCATCAGTTAACCAGCATACCCGGAGTTGTTGATGGTGCCTTTTACATGCCGGAAGAAACCAGCAAAGATCACGTCACCCGACTGGCCGCTTTCGTCGTAGCTCCGGAACTCGAAGCATCACAGCTCATCGCTGCGCTGCGTCTACGCATCGACGCGGTGTTTTTGCCACGTCCGCTGATATTCATGGACAAGTTACCACGCAATCCGACCGGCAAACTGCCACGTGCAGCATTACAAAACCTGTATCTGTCCCGGAGCGCCGCATGA
- a CDS encoding phosphopantetheine-binding protein, translated as MSDTIPATEPTALYREIAELMIECLNLEVTADDIGLDDPLYGDGLGLDSIDVLEVALVVSKRYGLQLRADSADNQHIFSSLRNLADHIAAQRTR; from the coding sequence ATGTCCGACACCATTCCAGCTACCGAACCAACCGCTTTATACCGAGAAATCGCCGAATTAATGATCGAATGCCTGAACCTTGAGGTAACGGCTGATGATATCGGTCTCGATGACCCGCTGTACGGGGATGGCTTGGGTCTGGATTCAATAGATGTACTGGAAGTCGCGCTGGTTGTTTCCAAGCGTTATGGCCTGCAACTGCGTGCAGATAGTGCTGACAATCAGCATATCTTCAGCTCACTGCGCAATCTGGCCGACCATATTGCTGCTCAGCGAACGCGTTAA
- the rnc gene encoding ribonuclease III produces MTEIEQAIGYQFKQPRLLTQAFTHRSFGTPHNERLEFLGDSVLNCAIAQFLYTRFPDLPEGVLSRLRANLVRQQSLFEIAEKLKLGEFLRLGDGEVKSGGRSRPSILADALESIFGAVLLDSNFDQAQQVIHHLYADSIAAIDPKTPAKDSKTLLQEVLQSRHLPLPDYVLVNTTGHAHEQIFSIDCVIPALGIHTSGVANSRRAAEQAAALTAHQAIMTEATLTSVRKSGK; encoded by the coding sequence GTGACCGAGATTGAGCAGGCCATAGGCTACCAATTCAAGCAGCCCCGGCTGCTAACCCAGGCTTTCACGCATCGCAGCTTTGGCACTCCGCATAATGAGCGGCTGGAATTTCTGGGTGATAGCGTGCTCAATTGCGCAATCGCGCAGTTTCTCTATACACGTTTCCCTGACCTGCCCGAAGGCGTGCTATCCCGACTGCGGGCAAATCTGGTACGCCAGCAAAGCCTGTTCGAAATTGCAGAGAAACTGAAACTTGGCGAGTTTTTGCGCCTGGGCGATGGCGAAGTAAAAAGCGGCGGGCGTAGCCGCCCTTCTATTCTGGCCGATGCGCTGGAATCCATTTTTGGTGCTGTGCTGCTCGACAGCAATTTCGATCAGGCGCAACAGGTAATCCATCATCTCTATGCCGACAGCATCGCTGCCATTGATCCCAAAACGCCCGCCAAAGACTCCAAAACCCTGCTGCAGGAAGTGCTACAAAGCCGACATTTGCCTTTGCCCGACTATGTATTGGTCAACACCACTGGCCACGCTCACGAACAGATTTTCAGCATAGACTGCGTCATTCCCGCTTTGGGCATACACACTTCCGGTGTTGCTAACAGCCGCCGCGCTGCCGAACAGGCTGCCGCACTCACTGCCCATCAAGCCATTATGACTGAAGCGACCCTGACCTCCGTTAGAAAATCCGGCAAGTAA
- a CDS encoding DUF4845 domain-containing protein, translated as MRHKQQGIGLFGMFFVAMGLVFIAIAVMKVVPAYIEYGAIKKVFSAMVTDPEMRDAKPSQIRESYNRRSGIDNITSVKAEDLDISRDNGQLVLSAKYHVEKPLFDNIGIYIDFAPTTAPNSAQ; from the coding sequence ATGCGCCATAAACAGCAAGGCATCGGCCTGTTCGGTATGTTCTTTGTAGCAATGGGCCTGGTCTTTATCGCCATTGCAGTAATGAAGGTGGTGCCTGCCTATATCGAATACGGTGCCATTAAAAAGGTATTTTCCGCCATGGTGACCGACCCGGAAATGCGGGATGCAAAACCGTCGCAGATCCGCGAATCGTATAACCGTCGCTCAGGTATCGACAACATCACCAGCGTCAAAGCTGAAGATCTCGACATTTCCCGCGACAATGGCCAGCTGGTACTGAGCGCAAAATATCATGTAGAAAAACCATTATTCGACAATATTGGCATCTACATCGACTTTGCGCCGACTACGGCCCCTAATAGCGCGCAATAA